tgctgtgatttatttgtgttgtcCCATCTCCCAAACTGTCGCGCGTACTAATTTTCAAATTCCACCAATCGGATAGGCGAGAGCAACTGCAAAGGATGCTGGGAGTGCGTGCTCGTGCACGTCACAGTTGACGCTGTGCAGAAGATGGACTGAGTTGTGTTTGGTTTGCTTTTTcgattatttttttatgctgtattttttaagtgattttttttaaatacgtttttttttttacataaataatgcaaattctacatacaataataaataataacaacgtacaaataaaaatattactatattcAAATACCGAAGTACAATGTAATTACATTAGTGAGTAAAATAAGATAAGCAAACACCAAAACACTTTactcacatttaattaaaatagttaaCAATTACTTTAAAGGGTTTAgaagaaataattataaaacacatttaccaATGCACATTTCCATGTACCCAGTGCCAAAGTCTTTTACAAATCCAGTCCAAAATGACAAAACGATTACAATAATATCCATCATAAACAGTCTCAGACCAGCATTCACATTCTGTTACATTTCTGAACATTTACACTTCTGCCTTCAGTTTGTCCAGACATTTCCCTAGTAGATCAAACTACCatggacattttttaaatgcagtcacaaattatgaaattaaaataatattaaataataactcTGAACAAGCAAACAACATAACAACTActcacacatatttattttttgtgccaCTCTCCAAAGATTATTTGCTCACAAAATCAAGAGAGACAAGTGAggaaacaatatttacaaataaccACATCAAAATTTCAGATGCTCTATCGCCAGCAATTAGCGTCATCATTAAGCAAATTGCAAAGTGCTGTTCAGTTTAATGTTTAAcatgtaagaaagaaagaaagaaaaagaaagaaagaaaaagcatttTATAACAATTCAGCATTGGGATGGATGCATGAAAGTTGTTCATTTGGATACGGGGCTTCCTCTTCATTAAAGTTATTCAGGATGTTTTGCACACCTTTTTGCCATGAAAGCAGAGTCTCCATTGGTGTCTTTCCATCCTGTAAATGACAGATAATTTTAGGATATATCCACTAAAATATATCCATTGAAACAGACTTACTAACTAATACtcacagaatgatttatttttgcaCTGACTATATCCAGTCATTTAGTCACAAAAGaataaagcattatatatatttttgcttatcTTCTTTTTGATATTATGAAGAGTCAGCATTGGGGCATTAAACAAAATCATGTAGTGCCTAAATCTGTCTCTAGAGGGCACCATGTAAGCTTCAATTTTATATAATGTACGCTTATTGAACTCACATTGTTTTTGGCATGTAGACTGGCTCCATACATCATCAGAAGTTTCAgcattttaaatctatttattctCACTGCGTCATGCATTGGTGTGTCTCCCTCCTACACAAACACAATGCAATAGCATTAGAGAAGAAAAGCAAAATGTGGGACGAAGCATTAATATCataaatatgatacattttctatatatatatatatatacatatatatatatatatatatatatatatatatatatatatatatatatatatatatatatatatatatatacatatatatatatatatatatatatatatatatatatatatatatatatatgtatatatatacacacacacacacacatatatatatatatatatatatatatatatatatatatatatatatatatatatatatatatatatatatatattaggggtgtaacgatacgcgtattcgtattgaaccgttcggtacgacgctttcggttcggtacgcggtacgcattatgtataccgaacggttcgttggagtaattaattatatttgaaaaaaaaaaaaaaaagagagagaaagaaatataatgatatgcgttcaacaaggtagcccaataacccaaacaacgtaacaggcaacgcccctgacactcccgaagaagaaaaaaacaccatcttatatgtttatgttaggctactcagcaggcgctcgctcactcagtacgcgctgaaggctcgttgcaaaatagccaatgcgtttaacagactagaaatgagaagatcctccaataaccaacaggtctggtgtttgggtgcactttggattccctttaagctataatggtgatggcaagagagtggtggataaaaaaacgctaagcgcgtctttctcctccttccaaagcgctcgggcagaagcgctcatgaggcgtctgtctttgctaagcaacaatgacgtgctctctccatgagacgcggaaatttcagcgaaggataaatggatttgcagctctaaaaatcgcttgcagtagctctgctactgaatttatttcaaaattgcaatccatatacaactatgatcagctgttccttcatcttggctgagctctcaacgttgttacgggaaaggatgaagctgattggttggttcttgtcacatgacccgcggtgcgcttgcggcattctgaaaagttgagatgtttttacattttgctgtatctaaaacgtatcgaaccgaaccgaaccgaaccgtgacatcagtgtatcgtatcgaaccgaaccgtgaattttgtgaaccgttacacccctaatatatatatatatatatatatatatatatatatatatatatatatatatatatatattaaagtcacCCTATTAAACATGCTGAATGTGTCtgaaaaatagttaaataaaggttaaaaataatTCTTACCCTATCTTCAGCATTTACATCAGCTCCACAGTGAATGAGACGCTCAGCACATTCATAGTGTCCAGTCCGAACGGCAACATGGAGGGGTGTGCTGCATAGCTGAAGATGCACAAAGAGTTTTAGTAAGTCAATTTTGTACTAGTGCAAACTACATTGGCACATTGAAAACTTTAAGAAAAAGGATAAAAATGGTTCATCATTGTTTTCTACAAAAAGCATGAGAATGATTTGTGAATGTTATTATAACTGTTCAAAGTTCCATTTGGTGTCATATGCCTGCCTAAGCTTTTATCGACCTTGTCTCTGGAGTTGAATTTGGCTCCTTTATTGAGTAGCAGCTCCAGGGCAGGCAGGCTTCCACCTCTACAGGCCCAGTGCACAACTGTCGCATCCAGCTATGAACATGTAATAGATAAATTGCATCAcagaattacaataaaaaataaatgtgagatAATATTTTTGGAGCACTGGTGTAACAGTCACATCCACCATCTGTGCTACCTTGTCTTTTTGATCCATGGATGCTCCACTCTCCAGGAGCTTCTGCATGATCTCTATGTAACCTTGGGCACTGGCTTTATGCAGAGCAGAGCGCTtaaactgaaagagagagaacaagTGAGAGTCGGTGTTGTTATTGTTACTAAAAGTGTTAATTTTTtgattaagttaatttaaatgaaGTGGATCAAAATAAAACGTAAACATTAGatgaaaaacctaaaaaaaaaaaaaaattaaatgttgccaactatagtaatttaaataaaataagtttaagttgaagaactaaaataagtaaaaccgAAGgtgaaataaatatgcataaaaaaaaaaaaaaaaattatatatatatatatatatatatatatatatatatatataatagctatAGAgctatataatagtatatacatATACTGAAAAAACACAGGTgtgagtttaaagggatagtttacaaaaaaatgaatttgttcatcatttactcactataatgttgttccaaaccttatGTGGATcgtaaaagatgatattttgtagaatgctggtaaccaaaaagttttggttaccattgactACCATGGCATtcctcaaaatatatatttttttttcatttttgggtgaactgtccctttgatTCTGGAAGACTTAACAGCACGAGTGAAGGAAAGTGTTAATcgtctgtgtttttgtgttacaCACTCACATGATCACAAGCATTGGGGTCTCCACCATCTGATAAATATTTCTCAACAACAGGTAATTTATTCTCTGTGACAGCTTTTAAGAACAAAGCCTGGTCCACTGTTTCTGGCTGAAAAAATGTTAGCCAATAATTAAATCTACAATCTTTATGATATAgccatcttaaaataaaatagccGCATTTGTAACACATTTTGGGAGAAGTTCCTCACCAGGATATCAGACTCTGGCTGTTTCTTTGATGCTTGAATCttcctttcttttctcctcttCCTCAGCCGCAAAATGTTGAAAAGGTCTTCTACAGTTTCTAGTTTTAGCTGTCCTGATTGGTCAAcctaagaaatattaaaatatagatgTATGTCATTATGTTACTATATCAAATTGTAgccatgttcatttttattaagttGTATTCATTCTTACATTGAGTTTCATGTTCTGTTTGCTTGGTTTGATGTCATTCTGGGTGGTATCACTCAGGTCCTGTTGTCTCTGAAGTCTATCCCTTTTCTCCTGAATGATGCCAGTTTCATATTCTCCTGCAGAAAACACCTCTGTGCAAGCACCTCCTGGTACCTTTCCCTCGCCTCTCTTCCTGGTGATCTGTGATTGGAAGTAACCTCATCAGTCTTGGATTTCATATACGTATGAATTAAATTCAAGGGAGCACAAAAAACTGGTCTACTGTGACCACAGCTTTTAC
This DNA window, taken from Carassius auratus strain Wakin chromosome 14, ASM336829v1, whole genome shotgun sequence, encodes the following:
- the LOC113114469 gene encoding ankyrin repeat domain-containing protein 1-like — translated: MGLLRVEELITRKRGEGKVPGGACTEVFSAGEYETGIIQEKRDRLQRQQDLSDTTQNDIKPSKQNMKLNVDQSGQLKLETVEDLFNILRLRKRRKERKIQASKKQPESDILPETVDQALFLKAVTENKLPVVEKYLSDGGDPNACDHFKRSALHKASAQGYIEIMQKLLESGASMDQKDKLDATVVHWACRGGSLPALELLLNKGAKFNSRDKLCSTPLHVAVRTGHYECAERLIHCGADVNAEDREGDTPMHDAVRINRFKMLKLLMMYGASLHAKNNDGKTPMETLLSWQKGVQNILNNFNEEEAPYPNEQLSCIHPNAELL